The window AGCCGCTCGCGGCGAGCCCGCCGAAGAAGGTCTCCTGCGCTCCCTCGGGATCGGTATGGAAGACCTGCGGATCATAATCGCGCGCAAAGGCAATGATCCGCTCCTCGGTCATTTCATATTCGTCGCTTTCGAATGTGTCGCCAACCGACAGGTCGTCGAGATAAATCTGGCTCACCGGCATTATTCCGCCGGTTCGGGAATCTTCGCAGCATGCTCAAGCGTGGCAAGGAAACGTTCTGCATCGAGCGCCGCCATGCAGCCGGTGCCCGCTGCCGTCACCGCCTGACGATAGGTGTGATCCATCACATCGCCGCATGCGAACACGCCGGGGATTTCGGTCTTGGGCGTGCCGGGTTCGACCAGCAAATATCCGCTATCGTCCATCGGCAGCTTGCCTTTGAACAGCTCTGTCGCAGGCGCGTGGCCGATGGCGACGAACGCCCCGTCCACTTCGAGCGTTGAAAGCTCATTCGTCTGCGTATCACGCAGCTCGAGATGATGCAGCTTGCCGTCCTCGCCCTCGACAAAACGCTCGACCGTCTTGTTCCACATCGGCGTGATCTTCTCGCTGGCGAAGAGGCGATCCTGCAGGATCTTTTCGCTGCGCAGCTCATCGCGGCGGTGGATCAAGGTCACATCGTCCGAGTGGTTGGTGAGGTAGAGCGCTTCCTCGACAGCCGTGTTCCCGCCGCCGATCACCGCGACCTTTTTGCCGCGATAGAAGAAGCCATCGCATGTGGCGCAGGCGGACACGCCCTTGCCGCCCAGTTCCTGTTCACCCGGAACGCCGAGCCACTTCGCCTGTGCGCCCGTGGCGATCACCAGCACATCACCGACATATTCATCGCCGCTGTCACCGATTGCCTTGAACGGCGATCCGCCTTCCAGATCGACTTCGACGATCGTGTCCCACATCATCCGCGTGCCGACATGCTCGGCCTGCTTCTGCATCTGCTCCATCAGCCACGGGCCCTGGATCACATCTTCAAAGCCGGGATAGTTCTCGACATCGGTGGTGATCGTCAGCTGGCCACCGGGCTGGAGGCCCTGCACCACGATCGGCTGCATCCCGGCGCGCGCGCCATAGATGGCGGCAGAATAGCCTGCCGGGCCGGAGCCGATGATGAGCATGCGGGTTTTGTGGGTGGTCATATCTGGTCTCGAATCGGTTTTCGTGTTCGCTACGGAGGTAAGGCCCCCCTGCATTCGCTTCAAGCGAGCCGAAGGTTTCTCCCCAAGCCACCTTCTCCTCACACAGGAATTGGGCTGCATTTGGTAACAGATGATACTATACCGCTGCGACACTGGCCTTTGATTGGCAGCGCTGCTGATCTATTCGGGCTACAAGGAGACTGCGTTGAGCATCAAGCGGACAATCGAAAACGGTATCGAGACTTTCGAAGCGGAGCTCGATGGTGAGCGGATCGTGTGGGATCGCGGCCTGACCTATGCCGACCACTTGCAGACCGATCCCCTGCTGAGCGCGCAGGTGCCGATGAGCGGCAAGCATGACGAGATGCTGTTCATCATCATGCACCAGACGATGGAATTGTGGATCAAGCTGCAGATCCACGAGTGCAAGCAGGCGATGGCGCACATCCGCGCAGACGAGCTGCCGCAAGCCTCGCGCACGCTCGACCGGATCGCAACGATCATGCGGCACATGATCCATTCGTGGGAAGTGCTTGCCACGCTCAGCCCCTCCGAATTCATGACCTTTCGCGGCTATCTGGGCAAAGCTTCCGGGTTCCAGTCGCACCAGTATCGCGAACTGGAATTTCGCCTTGGCCTGAAGCGTCCTGAACTCATCACCATCCATATGGACGATCCAGAACGCACCGCCGCGCTGGAAGAAGCGCTAGCCGCGCCATCGCTCTATGACGAAATGCTCTACCTGCTTGATCGCCGCGGATACGAGATTCCCAAGGAAGTGATCGGGCGCGACCTGACCAAGCCCTACGAATCCGATCGCACGATCGAGAATGCATGGCTGGAGATTTACTCCAACCCGCAGGAGCATTGGGAGCTTTACGCGCTGGCGGAAAAGGTCACCTCGCTCGAATATTACTTCCAGGAATGGCGCTTCAAACACATGAAGACCGTATCGCGCGTCATCGGCCACCGGCATGGCACCGGCGGCTCGGCAGGGGTGAAATACCTCGTCAAGGCGC is drawn from Aurantiacibacter sp. MUD61 and contains these coding sequences:
- the trxB gene encoding thioredoxin-disulfide reductase → MTTHKTRMLIIGSGPAGYSAAIYGARAGMQPIVVQGLQPGGQLTITTDVENYPGFEDVIQGPWLMEQMQKQAEHVGTRMMWDTIVEVDLEGGSPFKAIGDSGDEYVGDVLVIATGAQAKWLGVPGEQELGGKGVSACATCDGFFYRGKKVAVIGGGNTAVEEALYLTNHSDDVTLIHRRDELRSEKILQDRLFASEKITPMWNKTVERFVEGEDGKLHHLELRDTQTNELSTLEVDGAFVAIGHAPATELFKGKLPMDDSGYLLVEPGTPKTEIPGVFACGDVMDHTYRQAVTAAGTGCMAALDAERFLATLEHAAKIPEPAE
- a CDS encoding tryptophan 2,3-dioxygenase encodes the protein MAALLIYSGYKETALSIKRTIENGIETFEAELDGERIVWDRGLTYADHLQTDPLLSAQVPMSGKHDEMLFIIMHQTMELWIKLQIHECKQAMAHIRADELPQASRTLDRIATIMRHMIHSWEVLATLSPSEFMTFRGYLGKASGFQSHQYRELEFRLGLKRPELITIHMDDPERTAALEEALAAPSLYDEMLYLLDRRGYEIPKEVIGRDLTKPYESDRTIENAWLEIYSNPQEHWELYALAEKVTSLEYYFQEWRFKHMKTVSRVIGHRHGTGGSAGVKYLVKALELRFFPELWSMRTRMEADKPEGGSHGGGHGEGCPV